The Gemmatimonas aurantiaca T-27 DNA segment GCGGCCGATGACATCCAGTCACTCGATGCGCTGTCCGTGGCGGCTCGGCTCGGGCAGCGGACATTCGACGTGCGGGTGGAAGTGGATCTGGGCATGCACCGTGTTGGTGTGACCACGCCCGAAAAGGCCGTGGCGATCGCGCGCCACATCGATCGCACCGTGGGTCTCGACTTCGCGGGACTGCAGTTCTATCCGGGACACATTCGCGCCAACGTGGGCGAGCAGGATGATCTCGTGCGCAAGGTCGGCACCGATCTCGGTGCGTTCATCGAAGCGCTGACCGACGCCGGTTTTCCACCGCGTGTGGTGAGCGGTGGTTCAACACCGGCGGCCTGGCGCATGCACGAAATCCCGGGCGTCACGGAAGTACGCCCCGGTACCTATGTCTACAACGATCGTACCACGGCCAGCATTGGCGCGTGCGATTGGGACGACTGCGCACTCACGGTGCTGGCGACGGTGATCAGTGTGTCCGTGAAGGGGCAGGCCGTGATCGATGCGGGCACCAAGACGCTCGGGCGCGAACCGCTCCGCGCCGAAGGCGACGGTTTTGCGATGGTGCAGGATCATCCCGATGTGTTCGTGACGCGTTTGTCGGAGGAGCATGGCATCCTCGATCTCTCACGCAGCTCGTGGCGTCCACGATTGGGTGATCAGGTGCGCCTCGTGCCGAACCACGTGTGCATTGTCGTGCACCACTTCGATGAGATCATCGGCGTGCGCGGTCATGCCGTGGAAACCCGCTGGCCAGTGGCAGCACGCGGTCGCGCGTCGAACCAGGACTTCGACAACGCGCCCTCGAAGCCCCGCATGGTCTGACGGTTGGCGAGGCTACTCGCGCCCGATGGGCGCGAGTATGCCTTTGGTCAGAGTGAGCAGATCGGCCGGCGCCAGCGCAATCTCCAGACCGCGGCGCCCGGCGCTCACGTGAATACGATCGTACGCCGGTGCACTGTCATCGAGCACCACGGGCAACGCCTTTTTCTGGGCCAGCGGACTGATGCCGCCCACGATGTACCCGGTGGCTCGTTCGGCGGCGGCCTGTTCGGCCATCTTCGCTTTGCGGCCG contains these protein-coding regions:
- a CDS encoding alanine racemase, whose product is MATYLEQLETPVPVVDLDRLAHNLDRMAAYVTLHGLKLRPHVKTHKSPRIAAEQLRLGAVGLSCATLREAEVMSEVCDDILLAYPPVGAARLERLARLPQDVRVSVAADDIQSLDALSVAARLGQRTFDVRVEVDLGMHRVGVTTPEKAVAIARHIDRTVGLDFAGLQFYPGHIRANVGEQDDLVRKVGTDLGAFIEALTDAGFPPRVVSGGSTPAAWRMHEIPGVTEVRPGTYVYNDRTTASIGACDWDDCALTVLATVISVSVKGQAVIDAGTKTLGREPLRAEGDGFAMVQDHPDVFVTRLSEEHGILDLSRSSWRPRLGDQVRLVPNHVCIVVHHFDEIIGVRGHAVETRWPVAARGRASNQDFDNAPSKPRMV
- the ybaK gene encoding Cys-tRNA(Pro) deacylase, translating into MTPAILLARKAKVSHEVLSYTHDPSAESYGKEAADVLGLDPRTVFKTLVVDVEGVGLCCAVVPVQGMLNLKAMADAVGGRKAKMAEQAAAERATGYIVGGISPLAQKKALPVVLDDSAPAYDRIHVSAGRRGLEIALAPADLLTLTKGILAPIGRE